The genomic DNA GCATAAAGGCCTCCTGTCGAATTTTTTGAAATATTATCATTTAATACTAATTTTGCAATATATTTATTGCCTTTCCATCGTAATCTTTTCTTTTAAACCTGATGAAACCTTTATTCTGCCATCTGCATCTACTATCAATCCTTCAATATCTGGCAGTCTTTCAATCAAATCCATTCCCTTTTCTGTGCCCATTACAAATACTGCTGTAGAAAGTGCATCTGCCATGACTGCGTCTTTTGCTACAATAGTTACAGATTGTGTCCATGATACCGGGAAACCTGTTTTTGGGTTCATAATATGATGATACCTTATGCCATCTTTTACAAAAAATCTTTCATAATCCCCTGATGTGGCAACCGCGCCATTTGATATAGTAATAGTTCCAAGAATTGCATCTTTATTTCTGGGGTGCCTAATGCCTATCTTCCATGGTGTATCCTCATTATCCTGAAATACGAACATATCACCACCTGCATGGACAACCCCTTTTTTAATACCTTTTTTTTTAATTTCATCCACAGCCTTTGCAACAATATACCCTTTTGCAATACCCCCCAGATTTATCTGCATACCTTGTTTATTCAGTTTTACTGTTTTTGACTCTTTATCTATGATTATTTGTCTATAATCAATAAGCGGAAGGAGATGTTCAATATCTTTCTTTGCAGGTGGCAGCGGTTCTCCTTTGTCGTCATTTGTAAAATGCCATGCCTTGCCAAGCACACCCATTGTAATATCAAATGCCCCGTCGGTCATCTCTGAAACCTTTTTTGCACTTGCAATGACCTCAATAACCTCTTGAGATACCTTTACCTGTTCTCTGCCTGCCTCTCTGTTTGTTCTTGAAACCTCGCTTGCATCCTGATAATGACTCATAAGAGATTCCAGCCGTTGTATCTCTTTAAAAGCAGAATCTTTGGCATTATTCATCAATTCTATATTATTACCAACAAGGGTAATCTCAACGATAGTGCCCATTAAGAGTTGGGTGTATTTGATTTGTTCAGGTTTTTTTTTAAGGAGTGATACTGCCAGAATTACAACGACTACGGCAGTAACCATGAGATAAGTCAGGGCGGCTCTTTTATTCATCTGGAAGGCATATTAAAACTTAAAACTCTTCTTCCACTTCAGTTTTTTCTATTATGCCAAATCCTGTTTCTTCTTCGTATTTTCTACGGCAACCATGCTCCCGCTCGTTTTTTGACTTACACTCCACGCAGACCTTTGTAAAAGGCAGCACCTTAAGTCTTTCCTCGCCGATAGGTTCACCGCATTCTTCGCATATACCATAAGTGCCGTCTTTAAGTCTTTCAAAGGCGTCTTCTATGTTTGCCAGTTTCTCTCTGTCTCTGTCGCCTAATATAAGTGATAGTTCTCTGTCCCTTTCAGTGCTTGCTATGTCATAGATATCACCTATCTCAAATTTTGATGTATTAGTTTCTTCCTTAACCTTCTGGCTTACATCCATGAGAAGTTCTTCTTTTGCCTTAAACAGTATTTTTGTTATCTGTTTTTCAAAAGGTTCTTTACCCTTTGGACGAGATATACCAGTAGTAATAGTTGGCTTTGCGGCGGTCAACCTCTGTTTTTTAAAGGGTTCTTTATCCTTTGGGTGTAGTTTGACAGTTTTTTTGACTGCAGACCCTTTTACCCTTCTATCTGACTTTTTCTGATTTCCTGTATTGCCTTTTTGCTTTTCAGAAGGTTTCTTTCGTTGTTTGGCAGATTGTTGTTTTTGATTTTTTGAGTTTGGCATATTGGGTTAAGAAGTATACAGAAAAAAAATAAACTGTCAATTAAAATTAAAAATTAAAAAATTAAAAATTAAAAATTAAAATCTTTTCCTTTGGGGCATAAAATAGTATAATTTCTGCTAAAGTTCTGTATTTTTTTAGCGATATATAAAATGGAGAGGTATTCGTGTATAATGGGTAGTAAGGGTGTCTGATACAATGCCTGATATAAAGATGAAACCTGTTAAAGACAGAGTGGCAGGACAGGACAAAACACCCCTTGTCCACAATGTCTCTATTATTGCAAGGGATACCCTGAAATCCCTTGTGCTAAAGAATATCCCCATTACCCCTCAAAACTACAAGGAGCAATTTGAACAGTCTGCAAAGAATTTAGGAATGAGTGCTCTACTGGAACTCCTGCCCGAATGTTCCAATCCTGATGATGTGGGCTATGATGAAAGCGCCATTTCCATTGAAAAAGAGAAGGCTTTATCAGAGATGGCTGAA from Deltaproteobacteria bacterium includes the following:
- a CDS encoding TraR/DksA family transcriptional regulator is translated as MPNSKNQKQQSAKQRKKPSEKQKGNTGNQKKSDRRVKGSAVKKTVKLHPKDKEPFKKQRLTAAKPTITTGISRPKGKEPFEKQITKILFKAKEELLMDVSQKVKEETNTSKFEIGDIYDIASTERDRELSLILGDRDREKLANIEDAFERLKDGTYGICEECGEPIGEERLKVLPFTKVCVECKSKNEREHGCRRKYEEETGFGIIEKTEVEEEF
- a CDS encoding FAD:protein FMN transferase, with product MNKRAALTYLMVTAVVVVILAVSLLKKKPEQIKYTQLLMGTIVEITLVGNNIELMNNAKDSAFKEIQRLESLMSHYQDASEVSRTNREAGREQVKVSQEVIEVIASAKKVSEMTDGAFDITMGVLGKAWHFTNDDKGEPLPPAKKDIEHLLPLIDYRQIIIDKESKTVKLNKQGMQINLGGIAKGYIVAKAVDEIKKKGIKKGVVHAGGDMFVFQDNEDTPWKIGIRHPRNKDAILGTITISNGAVATSGDYERFFVKDGIRYHHIMNPKTGFPVSWTQSVTIVAKDAVMADALSTAVFVMGTEKGMDLIERLPDIEGLIVDADGRIKVSSGLKEKITMERQ